From one Butyricimonas faecihominis genomic stretch:
- a CDS encoding GH3 auxin-responsive promoter family protein — protein sequence MPVINSIISMFSTKRLAQIDFFKENPIQVQRDTLVELLRRAADTEYGLKYDFDSILTAEQYRERLPIIHYEELAPYSERLMNGEQNLLWPEPITWFAKSSGTTAAKSKFIPVSKESLESCHFRGGKDVISIFNKLYPDAQVFNGKTLALGGSSEISKTNNNCRYGDLSAILISNTPFWANMMKTPDQSIMLMSEWEEKIEKICDTTIKEDVRSLAGVPSWFLTLINRILERTGKSNLHEVWPNLELFIHGGINFTPYREQYKRLLPDPKMKYMETYNASEGFFGLQDDPGDSSMLLMLDYGVYYEFVPISELTKPHPRVLLLEEVETGVNYALVISTNGGLWRYMIGDTIMFTSTRPYKFKITGRTKLFINAFGEELIIDNAIEALKQTCEKTGATVMAFTAAPVFMEDGKKGAHEWIIEYGTPPVDLENFANILDTELKKVNSDYEAKRYKDMSLQRLILHAARPNLFNDWLKEKGKLGGQNKVPQLWNDRTHIDELLKMNQG from the coding sequence ATGCCCGTAATCAATTCCATCATATCCATGTTCTCGACCAAAAGGTTGGCACAAATCGATTTCTTCAAAGAAAACCCGATTCAGGTGCAACGAGACACGTTGGTTGAATTACTTCGCAGAGCCGCTGACACGGAGTACGGACTGAAATATGATTTCGACTCTATTTTGACGGCAGAACAATACCGGGAGCGCCTGCCCATCATTCACTACGAAGAGCTGGCCCCCTATTCAGAGCGATTAATGAACGGCGAGCAAAACCTGTTATGGCCGGAACCCATCACGTGGTTTGCCAAATCGTCAGGCACAACAGCGGCAAAAAGCAAGTTTATCCCGGTCAGCAAAGAATCTTTGGAAAGCTGTCATTTCCGAGGCGGTAAGGATGTTATCTCTATTTTCAATAAACTATACCCGGATGCACAAGTATTCAACGGGAAGACCTTGGCTCTGGGGGGAAGTAGCGAAATATCCAAGACAAACAACAATTGCCGCTACGGAGACTTGTCCGCCATATTAATCTCCAACACCCCGTTCTGGGCCAACATGATGAAGACCCCCGACCAATCGATCATGCTCATGAGCGAATGGGAAGAAAAGATTGAAAAGATATGCGACACCACAATCAAAGAAGATGTACGTAGTCTCGCGGGGGTACCCTCGTGGTTCCTCACGCTCATCAACCGGATTCTGGAACGCACGGGAAAAAGCAACCTTCACGAAGTATGGCCCAACCTTGAACTATTTATTCACGGTGGCATAAACTTCACCCCCTACCGGGAACAATACAAACGCCTGTTGCCCGACCCGAAAATGAAATACATGGAAACCTACAACGCATCGGAAGGTTTCTTCGGATTACAGGATGATCCCGGCGACTCGTCCATGCTATTAATGCTGGACTATGGCGTTTACTATGAATTTGTTCCGATCAGCGAACTGACTAAACCGCACCCCCGGGTTCTTCTATTGGAAGAAGTGGAAACCGGGGTGAACTACGCTCTTGTTATTTCCACGAATGGTGGATTATGGCGCTACATGATCGGAGATACGATTATGTTCACCTCTACCCGTCCTTACAAATTCAAAATCACGGGACGCACAAAGTTGTTTATCAACGCTTTCGGGGAAGAATTAATTATCGACAATGCCATCGAGGCCCTAAAACAGACCTGTGAAAAGACCGGAGCCACAGTGATGGCATTCACGGCTGCCCCGGTATTCATGGAGGATGGTAAAAAAGGAGCCCACGAATGGATTATCGAATACGGAACTCCCCCCGTGGACTTGGAAAATTTTGCCAATATCCTTGATACGGAACTGAAAAAAGTAAATTCCGACTACGAGGCGAAACGCTATAAAGATATGTCACTTCAGCGTCTGATCCTCCATGCAGCTCGTCCGAACCTTTTCAACGACTGGCTGAAAGAAAAAGGGAAACTCGGTGGACAGAATAAAGTGCCACAGTTATGGAACGACCGCACGCACATCGATGAATT